The nucleotide sequence GACCGGGATCTTGTTCAGCGGGTTGCGGGCCGACAGGCCGCTGGCCGGGTCCTCGGTGCTGGTCGGCACCGCCTCGATCCGGTCCTGCAGGCCGGTCTCGATGGCGGCGATGCGGACCTTGCGGGCGAAGGGCGAGAACGGGCTGTAGAGGAGCTTCATGATCGTCCCGGGTTGGAGAAGCGTTCAGAACCGGTCCTTGCGGCCGCGGATCTCGGCGAAGACGGAGACGGGGTCGGCCCCGGCCATGCCGATCGCGGCCTGCAGCTCCGGCTTGTCGGCGCGCAGGAAGGGGTTGGCCAGCTTCTCGCGGCCGAGCTGGGCCGGGATGGTCGCCGCACCGCTCTCGCGCGCGTCGTCGACATCCTCGGCATAGGCCTGCAGCACCGGGTTGGCGCCGTCGACCGTCAGGGCGAAGCGGGCATTCGACTGGGTGTATTCGTGGCCGCAATAGATCCGGGTGGTGTCCGGCAGCGCCCGCAGCTTCAGCAGGCTGGACCACATCTGCTCCGGCGACCCCTCCAGCAGGCGGCCACAGCCGAGCGCGAACAGCGTGTCGCCGCAGAACAGCACGCCGGCATCCTCGAACCAGAAGGCGATGTGGCCGGCGGTGTGGCCGGGCACCTCCAGCACGGAGCCCCGCGCAGCGCCGACCATGACGTGGTCGCCCTCCGCCACGCCGCGGTCGAGATCGGGGATGCGCGCCGATTCCGCCGCCGGCCCGACGATCGAGGCGCCGTAGCGCTTCGCCAGCTCGTGGTTGCCGCCGACATGGTCGCCGTGATGGTGGGTGTTCAGGATCCAGTCCAGCCGCCCGCCCTTGGCCTCCAGCTTCGCCGCCACCGGGTCGGCCTCGCCGGGATCGACCACGGCGACCATGCCGGTCGAGTCGTCCTCCAGCAGATACGCGTAATTGTCCTTCAGGACGGGGATCAGCGTGACGCGAAGCGAGGCCATGCGTCCTCCTGGACCGAGGTCGAAACGGGTCGGGCAGCATAGCCGCTCCCGACCCGCTCCGCGACCCAATCAGAGCTCGATGTCGGCCAGGCTCTCGATCAGCGTCACGCGCGGCAGGGCCTCGGCCGCGGCGCGGCGGCCGCGCGCCGGGCGGGCGGGGGCGGCCCGGTCGTCGGCGGCCTTGAGGTCGCCGAAGTCGAGGCCGGTGCGGCTCTCCAGCTCCGCGATCGGCAGTTGGTATAGGCGGAACGGC is from Inquilinus sp. Marseille-Q2685 and encodes:
- the gloB gene encoding hydroxyacylglutathione hydrolase, yielding MASLRVTLIPVLKDNYAYLLEDDSTGMVAVVDPGEADPVAAKLEAKGGRLDWILNTHHHGDHVGGNHELAKRYGASIVGPAAESARIPDLDRGVAEGDHVMVGAARGSVLEVPGHTAGHIAFWFEDAGVLFCGDTLFALGCGRLLEGSPEQMWSSLLKLRALPDTTRIYCGHEYTQSNARFALTVDGANPVLQAYAEDVDDARESGAATIPAQLGREKLANPFLRADKPELQAAIGMAGADPVSVFAEIRGRKDRF